In one Gopherus evgoodei ecotype Sinaloan lineage chromosome 1, rGopEvg1_v1.p, whole genome shotgun sequence genomic region, the following are encoded:
- the LOC115637884 gene encoding uncharacterized protein LOC115637884 produces the protein MAGHRGETSARRMVQKKEGNDNRQDTWSKSMDDVGQLAIQTVVWICGHSIVFWAHTHAYRLPKSLQLDFGDEAILSWHARRGMSWNQLIPLPYAVRASQRSPDIIVVHLGENNLGMLKGVELMLRARQHSGLILELFAGVNIVWSDMLQHRAWREAMSPPSMDKARRYVNREVAKFLGTIGGAVISHPWHSIWGSRVVLGGWGSPVQLACCHVFNRYKRRH, from the exons ATGGCAGGGCACAGAGGAGAGACCAGTGCTAGAAGAATGGTGCAAAAAAAGGAGGGGAATGACAACAGACAAGATACCTGGAGCAAGTCCATGGATG ATGTTGGACAACTGGCCATACAGACAGTGGTGTGGATCTGCGGGCACAGCATTGTCTTTTGGGCCCATACGCACGCATACAGGTTGCCCAAGAGTTTGCAGCTGGACTTTGGTGATGAAGCGATACTCAGTTGGCATGCAAGGAGGGGCATGTCATGGAATCAACTAATACCACTGCCATATGCTGTGCGGGCCAGTCAGCGGTCACCAGATATAATTGTGGTGCATCTTGGGGAAAATAATTTGGGAATGCTTAAGGGGGTGGAACTAATGCTCAGAGCAAGGCAGCACTCGGGGCTGATCCTTGAACTTTTTGCAGGAGTTAACATTGTTTGGTCAGACATGCTTCAGCACAGGGCCTGGCGGGAAGCCATGAGCCCTCCCAGCATGGACAAGGCAAGAAGGTATGTGAACAGGGAGGTGGCCAAATTCCTTGGGACCATTGGAGGGGCAGTAATTTCACATCCCTGGCATAGTATATGGGGCAGCAGAGTTGTTTTGGGAGGATGGGGTTCACCTGTCCAACTGGCGTGCTGTCATGTTTTTAACAGATATAAAAGAAGGCATTAG